In a genomic window of Aeromicrobium panaciterrae:
- a CDS encoding phosphatase PAP2 family protein, producing MRRWPYTFGVCLSIVVGVTAIIASQRLDVKLRDPDGFLGPAYVRLPVIGLLFFAVGVIPVAIRRGWRKGFGGVVGAFRDIIKADWSLKRVGYIATGLITFYVCYVSYRNLKSDLPLIREGVLYDRDMLRFDHYLFFQHNPAEVLHNFLGTDVAAQVLATAYVAYLPLIPLTLGAFLVWGKDLSLGAWYATALSLNWVLGVVSYYSLPTLGPAFAQSSMFQDLPVTGVTALQRSLFRAGAGFKEDPGGSSTYGIAGFASLHVSVVVTACIFFERTGQKLAIRVLAWAFLVMTILATIYFGWHYIPDDVAGLFIGWLSVSIGAWASGNRGRRRRSPAREAEIASKADIADPEPAAESVS from the coding sequence ATGCGACGTTGGCCCTACACCTTTGGCGTGTGCCTTTCCATCGTCGTAGGCGTCACCGCGATCATCGCTTCACAACGACTCGACGTGAAGTTGCGAGACCCTGACGGATTCCTCGGGCCCGCCTACGTACGTCTCCCCGTGATCGGACTGCTGTTCTTCGCAGTCGGCGTCATCCCCGTGGCGATTCGCCGCGGCTGGCGCAAAGGATTCGGTGGAGTCGTGGGAGCATTCCGCGACATCATCAAGGCGGACTGGAGCCTCAAGCGCGTTGGCTACATCGCGACCGGACTCATCACCTTCTACGTCTGTTACGTCAGTTACCGCAACCTCAAGAGCGATCTCCCGCTGATCCGCGAAGGTGTCCTGTACGACCGCGACATGCTGCGGTTCGACCACTACCTGTTCTTCCAGCACAACCCTGCTGAGGTGCTACACAACTTCCTCGGCACTGATGTCGCCGCACAGGTGCTTGCCACGGCATACGTGGCCTACCTGCCGCTCATCCCGCTGACGCTCGGTGCGTTCCTGGTGTGGGGCAAGGACCTCTCGCTTGGCGCCTGGTACGCCACTGCGTTGAGCCTCAACTGGGTGCTCGGCGTCGTGAGCTACTACTCGCTGCCGACTCTCGGTCCGGCGTTCGCGCAGTCGTCGATGTTCCAAGACCTCCCGGTCACAGGCGTGACGGCACTGCAACGCTCATTGTTCAGAGCTGGGGCGGGCTTCAAGGAAGATCCGGGGGGCAGCTCGACGTACGGCATCGCCGGCTTCGCTTCGCTGCACGTGTCAGTCGTCGTGACAGCGTGCATCTTCTTCGAGCGCACCGGCCAGAAGCTCGCGATCCGCGTGCTCGCCTGGGCGTTCTTGGTCATGACGATCCTCGCCACGATCTACTTCGGTTGGCACTACATCCCGGACGATGTCGCGGGTCTGTTCATCGGCTGGCTGTCGGTCTCGATCGGCGCCTGGGCCTCAGGCAATCGCGGGCGACGGCGACGAAGTCCGGCGCGTGAGGCCGAGATCGCCTCAAAGGCCGACATCGCCGATCCAGAACCGGCCGCAGAATCAGTTAGCTGA
- a CDS encoding PIG-L deacetylase family protein — MDPLPLEPVDESWETALVVVAHPDDVEFGAAAAVARWTDQGKAVVYCMVTSGEAGIDGMTPDQAREVRIGEQIESGKIVGVEVVEFLGLPDGIVEYGVPLRRVIAEVIRKHKPEIVITNNFRETWGGSMPNQADHIAVGKASLNAVSDAGNRWIFSEQLIDGVEPWGGVKQVWAAGSPDSKHGVDTTETFDRGVASLMAHKAYIDGLGWEHFDPAEFLEGMSRPTGSRLGVTHAAPFEVFSMSWGE; from the coding sequence ATGGACCCTCTTCCCCTTGAACCTGTCGATGAGAGCTGGGAGACCGCTCTCGTTGTCGTTGCCCACCCCGATGACGTCGAGTTCGGTGCCGCTGCTGCAGTCGCCCGTTGGACCGATCAAGGCAAGGCCGTCGTCTATTGCATGGTCACCAGTGGCGAGGCCGGGATCGACGGCATGACGCCTGATCAAGCGCGTGAAGTGCGCATCGGCGAGCAGATTGAGTCCGGCAAGATCGTTGGCGTCGAGGTTGTCGAGTTCCTCGGCCTCCCCGACGGAATCGTCGAGTACGGCGTACCGCTGCGGCGTGTCATCGCCGAGGTCATCCGCAAACACAAGCCCGAGATCGTGATCACCAACAACTTCCGCGAGACTTGGGGCGGCTCGATGCCCAACCAGGCTGATCACATCGCAGTGGGCAAGGCGTCACTCAATGCCGTCAGCGACGCCGGCAACCGCTGGATCTTCTCCGAGCAGCTCATCGACGGCGTCGAGCCGTGGGGCGGCGTGAAGCAGGTCTGGGCGGCGGGCTCACCAGACAGCAAGCACGGAGTCGACACAACCGAGACCTTCGACCGAGGCGTCGCATCCCTGATGGCTCACAAGGCGTACATCGACGGTCTCGGCTGGGAGCACTTCGATCCTGCCGAGTTCCTCGAAGGTATGTCGCGTCCGACCGGATCACGCCTCGGCGTCACGCACGCAGCACCATTCGAAGTCTTCTCAATGTCCTGGGGCGAATGA
- a CDS encoding DUF3145 domain-containing protein has product MSSPTTPTRGVLFVHSAPSALCPHVEWAAAGVLGGTPDIAWVPQLADPGTYRAELSWQAEAGTGAALASALRGWEKLRFEVTEEPTARSEGARFSYTPKLGIFHALTGLHGDILIPEDRIKAFRVKTALGEITMDEALDGLLGAAWDAELEPFRHAGDGAPVRWLHKVI; this is encoded by the coding sequence ATGTCTTCGCCGACCACCCCGACCCGGGGTGTGCTTTTCGTGCACTCAGCTCCGTCTGCGCTGTGCCCTCACGTCGAGTGGGCTGCTGCTGGCGTACTCGGCGGAACTCCCGACATCGCCTGGGTGCCTCAGCTCGCCGATCCCGGTACGTACCGCGCCGAGCTGTCCTGGCAGGCCGAGGCCGGTACGGGTGCCGCACTCGCCTCAGCCCTTCGTGGCTGGGAGAAGCTTCGCTTCGAGGTCACCGAGGAGCCGACCGCACGCTCCGAAGGCGCGCGCTTCTCGTACACGCCGAAGCTCGGCATCTTCCACGCACTGACTGGGTTGCACGGCGACATCCTGATCCCGGAGGACCGCATCAAGGCCTTCCGGGTCAAGACCGCCCTCGGCGAGATCACGATGGACGAAGCCCTCGACGGTCTCCTGGGCGCTGCCTGGGATGCCGAGCTGGAACCGTTCCGTCACGCCGGCGACGGCGCTCCCGTCCGCTGGCTCCACAAGGTCATCTAG
- a CDS encoding DUF3052 domain-containing protein gives MDAGKLGFGPDTVIQELGWDEDVDEELRVEIERHTGNNLVDGDVGDVVDGVILWWRDGDGDLVDELVGSLQDLVEGGSVWLLTPKIGRPGYVPGADVVEAAPIAGLSTTTTSSASAEWAATRLTAHKR, from the coding sequence GTGGACGCGGGCAAGTTGGGCTTCGGTCCTGACACCGTCATCCAGGAGCTTGGCTGGGATGAGGACGTCGACGAGGAGCTCCGTGTCGAGATCGAGCGTCACACCGGAAACAACCTGGTCGACGGCGACGTCGGCGATGTGGTTGACGGAGTCATTCTCTGGTGGCGCGATGGGGACGGCGACCTGGTCGACGAGCTCGTCGGATCGCTGCAAGACCTCGTTGAGGGCGGCTCCGTATGGCTGCTGACTCCCAAGATCGGACGGCCCGGCTATGTGCCCGGCGCTGACGTCGTAGAGGCTGCCCCAATCGCGGGTCTGTCGACCACGACGACTTCGTCTGCGTCAGCCGAATGGGCCGCGACTCGCCTCACCGCTCACAAGCGGTGA
- a CDS encoding alpha/beta fold hydrolase, which yields METLGEVQYLTVHGYRRAFRISGSGPALLLLHGLGCDSSTWVDVIPALSKQFTVIAPDLLGHGESDKPNADYSLGGYANGMRDLLTVLGIDKVTVVGHSFGGGVAMQFAYQFPDRTERVILVSTGGLGKEVTPLIRFLTVPGSGAVLAAATFKPWRPVVAGALRTLAKSPLSATRDLDEVARIYETLGDPAQRTAVQRVTSHVLNWRGQFVTMTDRSYLARLMPVLVVWGRQDMVIPSAHADMAPTHEMSDVHVFEDSGHFPHKDHPKDFVRIVTKFIADNEPAHYHRGKWRALLRRGDQFELESVPTGAEAAAQPAIS from the coding sequence ATGGAGACGCTTGGCGAAGTCCAATACCTCACCGTTCACGGTTACCGTCGCGCGTTCCGCATATCCGGATCTGGCCCCGCCCTGCTGCTTCTGCACGGGCTCGGCTGTGACTCGTCGACTTGGGTTGACGTCATCCCGGCGCTGTCGAAGCAGTTCACGGTTATCGCTCCTGACCTGCTCGGTCACGGCGAGTCCGACAAGCCCAACGCTGACTACTCGCTCGGCGGCTACGCCAACGGTATGCGTGACCTGCTGACTGTCCTTGGCATCGACAAGGTGACCGTCGTCGGTCACAGCTTCGGTGGCGGTGTGGCGATGCAGTTCGCCTATCAGTTCCCCGACCGCACCGAGCGCGTGATCCTGGTCTCGACCGGTGGCCTCGGCAAGGAAGTCACTCCACTCATTCGCTTCCTCACGGTGCCGGGCAGCGGTGCAGTGCTGGCGGCGGCGACGTTCAAGCCGTGGCGCCCCGTCGTTGCGGGCGCCTTGCGAACCCTGGCCAAGTCACCGCTCAGCGCCACCCGCGACCTCGACGAAGTCGCTCGCATCTACGAGACTCTCGGCGATCCGGCGCAGCGTACGGCCGTGCAGCGCGTCACCAGCCATGTCCTCAACTGGCGCGGCCAGTTCGTCACCATGACCGATCGCAGCTACCTGGCGCGACTGATGCCGGTGCTCGTCGTATGGGGCCGCCAGGACATGGTCATCCCGTCAGCGCACGCCGACATGGCACCCACGCACGAGATGTCTGACGTCCACGTCTTTGAAGATTCGGGCCACTTCCCGCACAAGGATCACCCGAAGGACTTCGTACGTATCGTGACGAAGTTCATCGCTGACAACGAGCCGGCTCACTATCACAGGGGCAAGTGGCGCGCGCTGCTGCGCCGTGGCGACCAGTTCGAGCTCGAGAGCGTTCCGACCGGAGCCGAAGCGGCCGCTCAGCCCGCGATCAGCTAA
- a CDS encoding GNAT family N-acetyltransferase — MATTVQDAPERSRFEIEVDGELAGYVEYSKHGDEYKVPHTRIYPHYEGNGLGHELVRGALAQIAERGGTVLPYCRFVARVIRDDPELTDLVREEERPVFGL; from the coding sequence ATGGCGACGACTGTCCAGGACGCCCCCGAGCGGTCCCGCTTCGAGATCGAGGTCGACGGTGAGCTCGCGGGATACGTCGAATACAGCAAGCACGGCGACGAGTACAAGGTTCCACACACCCGCATCTACCCGCACTACGAGGGAAATGGCCTGGGCCATGAGCTCGTACGCGGTGCTCTCGCACAGATCGCCGAGCGTGGCGGAACTGTGCTTCCCTACTGCCGATTCGTGGCTCGCGTCATCCGCGATGACCCCGAACTCACCGACCTCGTACGAGAAGAAGAACGCCCCGTCTTCGGTCTCTAG
- a CDS encoding acyl carrier protein: MPAPKDVLAELADILAAVQGCEPEAVQLDAKLKDLGVDSITMIEIGEELGRRFNVYLSDEAIDGFTTVKSAVNAVVHHDGAPQGSRPPAVPAKLAPPVPRVSTPEPAPVRSYDAAPAREHLDSEKVRVAGRFATWMAIIGAGLGVFIGLGSAAVIGATGLGAANLPPLSVTTPDAPTTTATTTPAPVETDGEPTEDPTLVVSSTRVSPGERFRLEGAFPELGAGATLQVQVKDPGSDWDDFPVDTQTKAGGRYATEIYTSRTGRREFRLFHEESGKSSPSVAVEIG, encoded by the coding sequence GTGCCGGCTCCCAAAGACGTACTCGCAGAACTCGCCGACATCCTGGCCGCAGTGCAGGGGTGTGAACCTGAGGCTGTTCAACTCGACGCCAAGCTCAAGGATCTGGGCGTCGACTCGATCACGATGATCGAGATCGGCGAGGAACTCGGGCGACGCTTCAACGTCTATCTGTCCGATGAGGCGATCGACGGCTTCACGACCGTCAAGAGCGCTGTCAACGCCGTCGTCCATCACGATGGCGCGCCTCAGGGCTCGCGCCCGCCAGCCGTACCCGCCAAGCTCGCTCCCCCAGTGCCGCGAGTTTCGACGCCTGAGCCAGCGCCCGTACGGTCGTACGACGCTGCACCGGCTCGCGAGCACCTCGACAGCGAGAAGGTCCGCGTTGCCGGTCGGTTCGCAACGTGGATGGCAATCATCGGCGCAGGGCTGGGTGTGTTCATCGGTCTGGGCAGCGCGGCCGTGATCGGTGCGACTGGCTTGGGCGCTGCCAACCTGCCACCGCTCAGCGTCACGACGCCCGACGCGCCCACCACAACTGCTACGACAACCCCGGCCCCTGTTGAGACAGACGGCGAGCCGACCGAGGATCCGACGCTCGTGGTCTCCAGTACTCGGGTCTCTCCCGGCGAACGGTTCCGACTTGAGGGCGCCTTCCCGGAGCTTGGGGCTGGCGCGACACTTCAGGTGCAGGTCAAGGATCCCGGTAGCGACTGGGATGACTTCCCGGTCGACACCCAGACCAAGGCAGGCGGCAGGTACGCGACAGAGATCTACACGTCGCGTACGGGCAGGCGTGAGTTCCGCCTGTTCCACGAGGAGTCGGGCAAGTCCTCGCCCTCGGTCGCGGTCGAAATCGGCTAG
- a CDS encoding peroxiredoxin, with protein MTSLENATIEIGDVAPDFTLKNQHGEEISLSSFRGEKNVVLVFFPFAFSGICTGELCEIRDNLGDFAELDAEILAVSCDHFFSNRAFADRDGYEFSLLSDFWPHGDVSRSYGAFNEGAGAPNRGTYVIDREGLLRWKIVQGIGEPRNLNDVREVLADIS; from the coding sequence GTGACGTCACTCGAGAACGCAACCATCGAGATCGGTGACGTCGCTCCCGACTTCACCCTGAAGAACCAGCATGGCGAGGAGATCTCGCTGTCGTCGTTCCGCGGCGAGAAGAACGTCGTGCTCGTGTTCTTCCCGTTCGCGTTCAGTGGCATCTGTACGGGCGAGCTGTGCGAGATCCGCGACAACCTCGGTGACTTCGCCGAGCTCGATGCCGAGATCTTGGCCGTTTCCTGCGATCACTTCTTCTCCAACCGAGCGTTCGCGGATCGTGATGGATACGAGTTCTCGTTGCTCAGCGACTTCTGGCCGCATGGCGATGTTTCTCGCTCGTATGGCGCGTTCAACGAGGGTGCGGGCGCCCCGAATCGGGGTACGTATGTGATTGATCGCGAAGGTCTGCTGCGCTGGAAGATCGTTCAGGGGATCGGCGAGCCACGGAACCTCAATGACGTTCGTGAAGTTCTTGCGGATATTTCCTGA
- a CDS encoding HAD family acid phosphatase: protein MRDAVIFDMDGTLCDTSSIEHLIEGDEKDFWAFHAASADCPPHSDVVDAVKKEHKAGRAILVVTSREFQWRDTTLTWLTKHDVPHDAVYMRIVGDYRKDVLIKTDILEQIKADGFNVVAAWDDKPAVLDLWRENGIDVHPVG from the coding sequence GTGCGCGACGCGGTGATCTTCGACATGGACGGCACGCTGTGCGACACCTCGAGTATTGAGCACCTGATCGAGGGCGACGAGAAGGACTTCTGGGCCTTCCACGCTGCCTCTGCCGACTGCCCGCCTCATTCGGACGTGGTCGACGCCGTCAAGAAGGAACACAAGGCTGGCCGAGCGATCCTCGTGGTCACGTCGCGCGAGTTCCAGTGGCGTGACACGACGCTGACGTGGCTGACCAAGCACGACGTACCGCATGACGCGGTCTACATGCGGATCGTCGGCGACTACCGCAAGGACGTCCTGATCAAGACCGACATCCTCGAGCAGATCAAGGCTGACGGATTCAACGTCGTCGCGGCGTGGGACGACAAGCCCGCCGTGCTCGACCTGTGGCGTGAGAACGGCATCGACGTCCACCCGGTGGGCTAG
- the aceE gene encoding pyruvate dehydrogenase (acetyl-transferring), homodimeric type has product MSPTGQERPPVIHEGLPTQLPDIDPEETAEWVSSLDEMIESGGRSRARYVMLKLLERAREQNVGVPALRSTDFINTIPPEREPWFPGNEAIERRIRSYIRWNAAVMVSRANRPGLGVGGHIATYQSAASLYEVGFNHFFRGKNHPGGGDHLYYQGHAAPGIYARSFLEGRLDEEQLDRFRQERSHGEGKGLSSYPHPRLMSDYWEFPTVSMGLGAINAIYQARFNRYLHNRGIKDTSQQHVWAFLGDGEMGEVESLGAIGVAAREELDNLTFVINCNLQQLDGPVRGNGKIIQELESYFRGAGWNVIKVVWGREWDDLLARDTDGALVNQMNRTPDGEFQTLSVESGAYNRENFFGPDPRLQKMVEHLSDEEIERLPRGGHDYRKVYAAFEAAQKHTGQPTVILAHTIKGWLLESFQGRNATHQMKKLTKDDLKGFRDRLNIPISDEQIDGSDIAPFYHPGDDSEEIQYMKARRDALGGSLPKRVVSPVSVKLPEDSMYDELKKGSGKQQIATTMAFVRLLRDLMKDPEIGQRIVPIAPDEYRTFGMDSMFPSAKIYNPAGQTYDAVDRKLLLAYKESKQGQLLHEGISEAGAMASATAAGSAYATHGEPMIPIYMFYSMFGFQRTADSIWAMADQLARGFLIGATAGRTTLTGEGLQHADGHSPLIAQTNPAVVHYDPAFGFEISHIMQYGLERMYGTTDAKPHGEDIIFYLTVYNEAYVQPPQPADLDVEGLLKGTYLYRKALSGESTARIMASGVAVPWALKAQEILATEYGVPADVWSVTSWNELARDAVEAERWNLNNPGEYSRMPYVTVKLMDTSAVTVAVSDYMRAVPDQIARWVPGPWQSLGTDGFGFADTRAAARRTFQVDAESIVVSVLQSLAHRGLVAPETARDAFTRFRIDDPTAVTGVPQEGGDA; this is encoded by the coding sequence ATGTCGCCTACCGGCCAGGAACGTCCGCCCGTCATCCACGAGGGCCTGCCGACGCAGCTCCCTGACATCGACCCTGAAGAGACGGCGGAATGGGTCAGCTCGCTCGACGAGATGATCGAAAGCGGCGGACGTAGCCGCGCCCGGTACGTGATGCTCAAGCTCCTCGAACGTGCCCGCGAGCAGAACGTCGGCGTGCCTGCGCTGCGCAGCACTGACTTCATCAATACGATCCCGCCCGAGCGCGAACCCTGGTTCCCCGGCAACGAAGCGATCGAACGCCGCATCCGCTCCTACATCCGTTGGAACGCAGCCGTCATGGTTTCACGCGCCAACCGCCCGGGCCTCGGCGTCGGTGGCCACATCGCGACGTACCAGTCAGCAGCCAGCCTCTACGAGGTCGGCTTCAACCACTTCTTCCGTGGCAAGAACCACCCTGGCGGTGGCGACCACCTCTACTACCAAGGCCACGCAGCGCCCGGCATCTACGCGCGCTCGTTCCTTGAAGGCCGGCTCGACGAAGAACAGCTCGACCGGTTCCGCCAGGAGCGCTCGCACGGTGAAGGCAAAGGCCTCTCGTCCTACCCGCACCCTCGCCTCATGTCGGACTACTGGGAGTTCCCCACGGTCTCGATGGGCCTCGGCGCCATCAACGCGATCTACCAAGCGCGCTTCAACCGCTATCTCCACAACCGCGGCATCAAGGACACCAGCCAGCAGCACGTATGGGCGTTCCTTGGCGATGGCGAGATGGGCGAGGTCGAGTCGCTCGGCGCGATCGGTGTCGCAGCTCGCGAAGAGCTCGACAACCTGACGTTCGTCATCAACTGCAACCTGCAGCAGCTCGACGGCCCCGTACGCGGCAACGGCAAGATCATCCAGGAGCTGGAGTCCTACTTCCGCGGCGCCGGCTGGAACGTCATCAAGGTCGTATGGGGTCGCGAGTGGGACGACTTGCTCGCCCGCGACACCGACGGCGCTCTCGTCAACCAGATGAACCGCACCCCCGACGGCGAGTTCCAGACGCTGTCGGTGGAGTCGGGTGCCTACAACCGCGAGAACTTCTTCGGCCCCGACCCGCGCCTGCAGAAGATGGTCGAGCACCTCTCGGACGAAGAGATCGAGCGTCTCCCCCGCGGTGGCCACGACTACCGCAAGGTCTACGCCGCGTTCGAGGCTGCACAGAAGCACACCGGCCAGCCGACCGTGATCCTCGCGCACACCATCAAGGGCTGGCTCCTCGAGTCGTTCCAGGGCCGCAACGCGACCCACCAGATGAAGAAGCTGACCAAGGACGACCTCAAGGGCTTCCGCGATCGCCTCAACATTCCGATCTCCGACGAGCAGATCGACGGCTCCGACATCGCGCCGTTCTATCACCCGGGCGACGACAGCGAAGAGATCCAGTACATGAAGGCCCGCCGCGATGCTCTTGGCGGATCGCTGCCCAAGCGCGTCGTCAGCCCGGTCAGCGTGAAGCTGCCCGAGGACTCGATGTACGACGAGCTCAAGAAGGGCTCGGGCAAGCAACAGATCGCGACGACGATGGCTTTCGTACGTCTTCTGCGCGATCTGATGAAGGACCCCGAGATCGGACAGCGCATCGTGCCGATCGCGCCTGACGAGTACCGCACCTTCGGCATGGACTCGATGTTCCCGTCGGCCAAGATCTACAACCCGGCTGGCCAGACGTACGACGCCGTCGACCGCAAGCTGCTCCTCGCCTACAAGGAGTCCAAGCAGGGCCAGCTCCTCCACGAGGGCATCAGCGAGGCCGGCGCCATGGCGTCAGCCACGGCCGCAGGCAGCGCGTACGCGACGCATGGCGAGCCGATGATCCCGATCTACATGTTCTATTCGATGTTCGGCTTCCAGCGGACCGCCGACTCGATCTGGGCCATGGCTGACCAGCTGGCGCGCGGATTCCTGATTGGCGCCACTGCGGGTCGTACGACGCTCACCGGCGAAGGTCTGCAGCACGCTGACGGTCACTCGCCACTGATCGCGCAGACCAACCCCGCGGTCGTGCACTACGACCCGGCGTTCGGCTTCGAGATCAGCCACATCATGCAGTACGGCCTTGAGCGCATGTACGGCACAACGGACGCCAAGCCGCACGGCGAAGACATCATCTTCTACCTGACGGTCTACAACGAGGCGTACGTACAACCACCGCAGCCGGCTGACCTCGACGTCGAAGGACTGCTCAAAGGCACGTACCTCTACCGCAAGGCACTGAGCGGCGAATCAACCGCGCGCATCATGGCGTCCGGCGTCGCAGTGCCGTGGGCGCTCAAGGCTCAGGAGATCCTCGCGACCGAGTACGGCGTACCTGCCGACGTGTGGTCTGTGACGTCGTGGAACGAGCTCGCGCGGGACGCCGTCGAGGCCGAGCGTTGGAACCTCAACAACCCCGGCGAGTACAGCCGTATGCCCTACGTGACGGTCAAGTTGATGGACACGTCCGCCGTGACAGTCGCCGTCAGCGACTACATGCGCGCCGTGCCTGATCAGATCGCCCGTTGGGTGCCTGGTCCGTGGCAGTCACTCGGAACTGATGGCTTCGGCTTCGCGGACACCCGTGCCGCAGCACGTCGAACGTTCCAGGTCGACGCCGAGTCAATCGTCGTCAGCGTCCTGCAGAGCCTCGCTCATCGCGGCCTGGTCGCGCCTGAGACTGCACGTGACGCGTTCACGCGGTTCCGCATCGACGACCCGACTGCCGTGACCGGAGTGCCGCAGGAAGGCGGAGACGCCTAG
- a CDS encoding sigma-70 family RNA polymerase sigma factor, whose protein sequence is MDAFIKSLLAQPQLAAADEQSLARRARDGDPEARDTLITAGMRAVALRAMLHGFRGDEMRDAVQSGALGLIRAVDRFDPDCGTRLSTYAWHWIGSAMKQARRDDPLNAADEPFVEDAIGDGHELLLGLPDELAEVLRLRYGLGAADAAPMTLSEVAHTCSLTVAQVRQREAKAMRHLRVGLAKVVHRAPHRGADPL, encoded by the coding sequence ATGGACGCCTTCATCAAGAGCCTGCTCGCCCAACCACAGCTCGCTGCAGCGGACGAGCAGTCGTTGGCGCGACGGGCCCGAGATGGCGATCCCGAGGCTCGAGACACGCTCATCACCGCTGGCATGCGGGCCGTGGCGCTACGCGCGATGCTTCACGGATTCAGGGGCGACGAGATGCGCGACGCCGTGCAGTCCGGCGCGCTCGGCCTGATCCGCGCTGTCGACCGCTTCGATCCTGATTGCGGCACGCGTTTGTCGACGTACGCCTGGCACTGGATCGGCTCAGCCATGAAGCAGGCGCGCCGCGACGATCCGCTCAATGCCGCCGACGAACCGTTCGTCGAGGACGCGATCGGTGACGGTCACGAACTCCTCCTGGGTCTTCCCGACGAGCTCGCCGAAGTGCTCCGTCTGCGCTACGGATTGGGCGCCGCAGATGCTGCTCCGATGACGCTCAGTGAAGTCGCGCACACCTGCAGCCTGACGGTCGCGCAAGTCAGGCAACGCGAGGCGAAGGCGATGCGGCATCTGCGCGTGGGACTTGCTAAGGTTGTGCACCGTGCTCCACACCGTGGGGCCGATCCCCTGTAG
- a CDS encoding ester cyclase, with amino-acid sequence MNRFAIPNETVLRAREKLVLDHFHDEVAHDWDATLSTFPHPHYELIPMMVVHDGDTEVRDYYRDTRVAFPDQNHEIIEIRHSADSVIVEFWLLGTHLGPLGKIPATGGKHRTRITAFFIFDEDERLITERIYFDQLSVLKQVVGGLNKKDPRDLMKLVRALLGMLTMSGSEPDPRLVNTTAPDLDT; translated from the coding sequence ATGAACCGATTTGCGATCCCGAACGAGACCGTCCTTCGAGCACGAGAGAAGCTCGTCCTCGACCACTTCCATGACGAGGTCGCGCACGACTGGGACGCAACCCTGTCGACGTTCCCACATCCGCACTACGAGCTGATTCCGATGATGGTCGTCCACGATGGTGACACCGAGGTTCGTGACTACTACCGCGACACACGAGTCGCATTCCCCGACCAGAACCACGAGATCATCGAGATCCGCCACAGCGCGGACTCCGTCATCGTCGAGTTCTGGCTGCTGGGCACCCACCTCGGTCCGTTGGGCAAGATCCCCGCCACCGGTGGCAAGCACCGCACGAGGATCACGGCCTTCTTCATCTTCGATGAGGACGAACGCCTCATCACGGAGCGCATCTATTTCGATCAGCTCTCGGTCCTCAAGCAAGTCGTGGGCGGATTGAACAAGAAGGATCCGCGTGACCTCATGAAGCTCGTCCGAGCTCTCCTCGGCATGCTGACGATGTCGGGCTCAGAGCCCGACCCTCGTCTCGTCAACACGACAGCACCGGACCTCGACACCTAG